In Tachypleus tridentatus isolate NWPU-2018 chromosome 7, ASM421037v1, whole genome shotgun sequence, a genomic segment contains:
- the LOC143256172 gene encoding annexin B9-like isoform X1: MSDYDQGTVLPYQPFDPESDAQALRKAMKGLGTDEKAIINILARRVNAQRQQIAKSYKTQFGKDLVHDLKSELSGKFEDVILALMTPLPDYLASELHQAISGLGTNEDTLMEILCTRSNHDIQQITEAYKKMYNHSLEDDLTGDTSGPLRRLLVSMTTGGREEGPADPSRAKEDALKLYQAGVGQWGTDDSVFNAIMASRSYAHLKLMFEEYYQIAGHTVPHAIEKEFSGDIRTGFLTIARCMQNRSAYFAEKLHKSMQGIGTDDRALIRLVTSRCEIDMVQVKHQYEQLFGKPLEKAISEDTTGDYKRVLVALIGGL; the protein is encoded by the exons ATGTCAGATTAT GATCAAGGAACAGTGTTACCATATCAGCCATTTGACCCTGAGTCTGATGCCCAAGCTCTGAGAAAGGCCATGAAAGGGTTGG GAACAGATGAAAAGGCCATAATAAACATTCTAGCGAGGCGAGTGAATGCACAAAGGCAACAAATTGCCAAGTCATATAAAACCCAGTTTGGCAAG GACTTAGTTCATGATTTGAAGAGTGAACTTTCTGGAAAGTTCGAAGATGTGATCTTAGCCCTAATGACTCCTTTGCCAGATTATTTGGCTTCAGAGTTACACCAAGCAATATCTGGATTGGGTACAAATGAAGACACTTTGATGGAGATTCTTTGTACAAGAAGTAACCATGATATTCAACAGATAACAGAAGCTTATAAGAAAA tGTACAACCATTCATTAGAGGATGACTTGACTGGAGACACTTCAGGCCCTTTGAGGAGACTGCTGGTGTCTATGACAACT GGTGGAAGAGAAGAAGGACCGGCAGACCCATCTAGGGCTAAAGAGGATGCATTG aagctttatcAAGCTGGTGTTGGACAGTGGGGAACAGATGATTCAGTTTTCAATGCTATAATGGCATCTCGAAGCTATGCTCACCTGAAACTTATGTTTGAAGAGTACTACCAGATTGCTGGACACACTGTACCTCATGCTATAGAGAAAGAGTTTTCTGGTGATATTAGGACTGGATTTCTAACCATTG CTCGCTGCATGCAGAACAGATCAGCCTACTTTGCAGAAAAACTTCACAAAAGCATGCAG GGCATTGGAACAGATGATCGTGCATTGATTCGTCTTGTAACAAGTCGTTGTGAAATTGACATGGTACAGGTCAAGCACCAATATGAGCAGTTGTTTGGTAAACCTCTGGAAAAGGCCATATCT GAAGATACTACTGGGGATTACAAGCGTGTTCTGGTTGCTTTAATAGGAGGATTGTAG
- the LOC143256172 gene encoding annexin B9-like isoform X2, translated as MKGLGTDEKAIINILARRVNAQRQQIAKSYKTQFGKDLVHDLKSELSGKFEDVILALMTPLPDYLASELHQAISGLGTNEDTLMEILCTRSNHDIQQITEAYKKMYNHSLEDDLTGDTSGPLRRLLVSMTTGGREEGPADPSRAKEDALKLYQAGVGQWGTDDSVFNAIMASRSYAHLKLMFEEYYQIAGHTVPHAIEKEFSGDIRTGFLTIARCMQNRSAYFAEKLHKSMQGIGTDDRALIRLVTSRCEIDMVQVKHQYEQLFGKPLEKAISEDTTGDYKRVLVALIGGL; from the exons ATGAAAGGGTTGG GAACAGATGAAAAGGCCATAATAAACATTCTAGCGAGGCGAGTGAATGCACAAAGGCAACAAATTGCCAAGTCATATAAAACCCAGTTTGGCAAG GACTTAGTTCATGATTTGAAGAGTGAACTTTCTGGAAAGTTCGAAGATGTGATCTTAGCCCTAATGACTCCTTTGCCAGATTATTTGGCTTCAGAGTTACACCAAGCAATATCTGGATTGGGTACAAATGAAGACACTTTGATGGAGATTCTTTGTACAAGAAGTAACCATGATATTCAACAGATAACAGAAGCTTATAAGAAAA tGTACAACCATTCATTAGAGGATGACTTGACTGGAGACACTTCAGGCCCTTTGAGGAGACTGCTGGTGTCTATGACAACT GGTGGAAGAGAAGAAGGACCGGCAGACCCATCTAGGGCTAAAGAGGATGCATTG aagctttatcAAGCTGGTGTTGGACAGTGGGGAACAGATGATTCAGTTTTCAATGCTATAATGGCATCTCGAAGCTATGCTCACCTGAAACTTATGTTTGAAGAGTACTACCAGATTGCTGGACACACTGTACCTCATGCTATAGAGAAAGAGTTTTCTGGTGATATTAGGACTGGATTTCTAACCATTG CTCGCTGCATGCAGAACAGATCAGCCTACTTTGCAGAAAAACTTCACAAAAGCATGCAG GGCATTGGAACAGATGATCGTGCATTGATTCGTCTTGTAACAAGTCGTTGTGAAATTGACATGGTACAGGTCAAGCACCAATATGAGCAGTTGTTTGGTAAACCTCTGGAAAAGGCCATATCT GAAGATACTACTGGGGATTACAAGCGTGTTCTGGTTGCTTTAATAGGAGGATTGTAG